From the genome of Pelobacter propionicus DSM 2379, one region includes:
- a CDS encoding WGR domain-containing protein, with translation MALRQHLHLQCNTAAGGKFWIAQIHDDPPRVTVNWGPTRSQGQTKSYDVNSMSEAFTFVSKKKKEKLAKGYYEVASSPPREPVQPTPRKQTDKTIMKDLMSGADTKDWFF, from the coding sequence ATGGCATTACGACAGCATCTTCACCTCCAGTGCAACACTGCGGCTGGCGGCAAGTTCTGGATCGCCCAGATTCATGACGATCCGCCACGGGTAACGGTCAACTGGGGGCCAACGCGAAGCCAGGGGCAGACGAAGTCTTATGACGTCAACTCAATGTCCGAGGCGTTCACGTTCGTTTCCAAGAAGAAGAAGGAAAAGCTGGCCAAAGGGTACTACGAAGTCGCTTCATCGCCGCCTCGTGAACCTGTTCAGCCAACACCCCGGAAACAGACCGACAAAACAATCATGAAGGATCTCATGTCCGGTGCAGACACCAAGGACTGGTTCTTCTAA